A stretch of the Comamonas testosteroni TK102 genome encodes the following:
- a CDS encoding DMT family transporter, translating to MNTSRTSTHMGLIAMAALWGASWPWGRIVAQAMPPLAAASLRFWLASLLLLLWLYRSGRMSALRTLGGSQWAGLACACAVGVLGYSVFFLLALKTVPAGKAATVVALNPVLTMLFAVLLFRERVNTVMCLGLGLAVMGTLYALSDGAPAALMSSSGAGEWLLLGCAACWVAYTLIGRVVLTSVDALTATTVTACMGAVLLLVASFVQEGGSAWAGLLKATAAAWYSLVALALGATALANVWYLKGVQQLGAGVAAAYMALVPLFGMLWSSLWLQEPVTRSLLEGGAASILGMLLMNAGRMRMGREVPATNV from the coding sequence ATGAACACCTCACGAACCTCAACCCATATGGGACTGATTGCCATGGCTGCCCTGTGGGGCGCTTCCTGGCCATGGGGGCGCATCGTCGCCCAGGCCATGCCCCCGCTGGCTGCAGCCAGCCTGCGCTTCTGGCTGGCCAGCCTGTTGCTGCTGTTGTGGCTGTATCGCAGCGGCCGCATGAGTGCATTGCGCACCCTTGGGGGGAGCCAATGGGCGGGCCTGGCCTGTGCTTGCGCCGTAGGGGTGCTGGGCTACTCGGTGTTCTTTTTGCTGGCACTCAAGACAGTGCCTGCAGGCAAGGCGGCTACGGTGGTGGCGCTTAATCCGGTGTTGACCATGCTTTTTGCGGTGCTGCTGTTTCGTGAACGCGTGAACACCGTCATGTGCCTGGGCCTGGGTTTGGCCGTGATGGGCACTTTGTATGCGCTCAGTGATGGTGCTCCAGCCGCTCTGATGTCTTCTTCTGGTGCCGGAGAGTGGCTGCTGCTGGGCTGCGCTGCTTGCTGGGTCGCGTACACCTTGATTGGACGCGTCGTGCTGACCAGCGTGGATGCGCTCACCGCGACAACGGTGACTGCCTGCATGGGGGCGGTGCTGCTGTTGGTGGCGAGTTTCGTGCAGGAGGGGGGCTCTGCATGGGCCGGCCTGTTGAAGGCGACTGCTGCAGCCTGGTACAGCCTGGTGGCACTGGCGCTGGGGGCCACGGCGCTGGCAAACGTCTGGTATCTGAAAGGCGTACAACAGCTGGGTGCCGGAGTGGCTGCCGCATATATGGCACTGGTGCCACTGTTTGGCATGCTGTGGTCCAGCCTCTGGCTGCAGGAGCCCGTCACCAGATCGTTGCTGGAGGGCGGCGCGGCTTCCATTCTGGGTATGTTGTTGATGAATGCGGGGCGTATGAGGATGGGGAGAGAAGTCCCTGCGACGAATGTCTGA
- a CDS encoding DMT family transporter produces the protein MEKSTGGWVNGMIGVAIFAGSLPATRVAVADLNPTFLTCARAAVAALLAWLLLLLQRERRPSLADLPSLAITAAGVVVGFPLFTALALQHVTSAHSIVFVGLLPLCTAAFAVLRGGERPRPLFWVFSAAGAAVVAGYAAMGGAQASLTGDLLMLAAVVVCGMGYAEGARLSRKLGGWQVISWALILSLPVMLPIALWTTPPALANVGMHAWLSFAYVALFSQLIGFVFWYRGLAQGGIAAVGQLQLLQPFMGLGLAALLLNESVSWSMLVVTLLAVVCVSGAKKYA, from the coding sequence ATGGAGAAAAGTACTGGCGGATGGGTCAACGGGATGATTGGCGTCGCCATCTTTGCCGGATCGTTGCCTGCCACTCGCGTGGCCGTCGCAGATTTGAATCCCACATTTCTGACATGCGCACGCGCTGCAGTTGCAGCGCTTTTGGCCTGGCTGCTGCTGCTTTTGCAACGGGAGCGCCGACCATCGTTGGCCGATCTGCCATCACTGGCAATTACCGCAGCGGGCGTGGTCGTCGGATTTCCATTGTTTACAGCGCTGGCGCTGCAGCACGTGACTTCGGCGCACTCCATCGTATTTGTCGGCTTGTTGCCGCTGTGTACCGCGGCCTTTGCCGTGCTGCGCGGTGGCGAGCGTCCTCGGCCGCTGTTCTGGGTCTTCTCGGCAGCGGGCGCTGCGGTGGTTGCAGGTTATGCGGCAATGGGAGGGGCGCAGGCATCCCTCACCGGTGATTTGCTGATGCTCGCCGCCGTCGTCGTTTGCGGCATGGGCTATGCGGAGGGCGCTCGTCTTTCGCGCAAGCTAGGGGGCTGGCAGGTCATCAGCTGGGCACTCATCCTGTCCTTGCCTGTGATGCTGCCTATTGCGCTGTGGACGACTCCGCCGGCCTTGGCGAATGTCGGCATGCACGCTTGGCTCAGCTTTGCCTATGTGGCACTCTTCAGTCAGCTTATCGGTTTTGTGTTCTGGTATCGCGGCCTGGCCCAGGGCGGCATAGCGGCAGTCGGCCAGCTGCAGCTGCTGCAGCCTTTTATGGGCCTGGGCCTTGCGGCTCTGCTGCTGAACGAGTCCGTGAGCTGGTCGATGCTTGTCGTGACTTTGCTTGCGGTGGTCTGTGTCTCTGGCGCCAAAAAGTATGCCTGA
- a CDS encoding PLP-dependent aminotransferase family protein, with product MARSGTLINQVMSHIRAGIASRSILPGTRLPSIRQQARLLKMSVSTVVEAYERLAAEGTVVSRPGAGFYVNGPVAPLALMKLGPRLDRVVDPLWVSRQSLESDPASLRPGCGWLPPTWMFEDGLRRALRAQARGSLSELTEYSTPLGNPALRQLLVRRMAATGIDASPEQVMLTESGTQAIDLIFRFLLKPGDKVLVDDPCYFNFHALLKAHQVQAIGVPYTAQGPDLPLFEKALQEHSPRLYITNSGIHNPTGAALSPLVAHRLLKLVDSSELVIVEDDIFADFESTHAPRLAAFDGLARVIHIGSFSKTVSASIRCGFVAARPEWIDALVDLKIATSFGGGRLAEALILKTLTDGGYRKHMETVRQRLSQEMEKVAGRLQKMGVRPALIPQAGMFLWCRLPQGIDAAALARTCLHEGVVLAPGNSFSQSQSAGDFLRFNVSQCSDERVFSVLARALKRPALGRIQD from the coding sequence ATGGCGCGCAGCGGTACTCTCATCAACCAGGTCATGTCGCATATTCGGGCGGGCATTGCTTCTCGAAGCATCTTGCCCGGAACGCGGCTGCCCTCGATCCGGCAGCAGGCCCGACTGCTGAAAATGTCGGTTTCCACCGTGGTGGAAGCGTATGAGCGACTGGCGGCAGAAGGCACTGTCGTATCGCGCCCCGGTGCCGGTTTCTATGTCAACGGGCCCGTGGCGCCGCTTGCCTTGATGAAGTTGGGGCCCAGGCTCGACCGTGTTGTCGACCCCTTGTGGGTGTCGCGTCAGTCGTTGGAGAGCGACCCTGCATCGCTGCGGCCCGGTTGTGGCTGGCTGCCGCCCACATGGATGTTCGAGGACGGACTGAGGCGAGCACTGCGGGCACAGGCGCGAGGCTCGCTGTCGGAGCTGACGGAATATTCGACACCTCTCGGGAACCCGGCCTTGCGCCAGCTTCTGGTCCGTCGCATGGCTGCCACGGGTATCGATGCGTCACCCGAGCAGGTGATGCTGACGGAATCAGGAACGCAAGCAATCGACTTGATTTTCCGTTTTCTGCTGAAGCCCGGGGACAAGGTTCTGGTTGATGATCCCTGCTATTTCAATTTCCATGCCCTGCTCAAAGCCCATCAGGTCCAGGCGATTGGAGTGCCCTACACGGCCCAGGGGCCGGATCTGCCCTTGTTCGAAAAGGCTCTTCAAGAGCATTCACCGAGGCTATACATCACCAATTCGGGGATTCACAACCCGACGGGAGCAGCCCTGTCTCCACTCGTTGCCCACAGACTCCTCAAGCTCGTTGACAGCTCCGAGCTGGTGATCGTGGAGGACGACATCTTCGCGGATTTCGAGAGCACCCACGCGCCCAGACTGGCTGCATTTGACGGGCTTGCACGCGTCATCCACATCGGCAGCTTTTCAAAGACGGTGTCGGCATCCATACGTTGCGGATTCGTGGCTGCCAGGCCCGAGTGGATTGATGCGCTGGTCGACCTCAAAATTGCCACGAGCTTCGGTGGAGGCCGTTTGGCGGAGGCACTTATTCTGAAGACGCTGACGGATGGCGGTTACAGAAAGCACATGGAAACCGTGCGTCAGCGGCTGTCGCAGGAGATGGAAAAGGTGGCCGGTCGTTTGCAGAAGATGGGGGTCAGGCCCGCCCTGATACCGCAGGCAGGCATGTTTCTTTGGTGCCGGCTGCCGCAAGGCATCGATGCCGCAGCGCTTGCGCGCACCTGTCTTCACGAGGGCGTGGTGCTTGCACCAGGCAATTCCTTTAGCCAGTCCCAGTCGGCCGGAGATTTTCTGCGCTTCAACGTTTCACAGTGCTCCGACGAGCGTGTTTTTTCCGTCCTGGCTCGAGCATTGAAGCGCCCGGCTCTGGGCCGGATTCAGGACTAG
- a CDS encoding Fur family transcriptional regulator, whose protein sequence is MNTSKQRSTKQRAAIEQAMAEADRPLAPQEVLELAQASLPGLGIATVYRALKAMAEEGFLHEVHLPERTPMYEVAGHGHHHHFQCTVCQRVFDVHACPGNLASLAPAGFLVDSHEITLYGRCRDCAA, encoded by the coding sequence ATGAACACCTCCAAGCAACGATCCACCAAGCAGCGCGCGGCCATTGAGCAGGCCATGGCAGAGGCCGACAGGCCGCTTGCGCCACAGGAGGTGCTGGAGTTGGCGCAGGCAAGCTTACCCGGGCTCGGCATTGCAACCGTGTACCGGGCACTCAAGGCGATGGCCGAAGAGGGATTCCTTCATGAGGTGCACCTGCCCGAGCGCACCCCCATGTATGAGGTGGCAGGGCACGGCCACCATCATCATTTCCAATGCACGGTCTGCCAGCGGGTGTTCGATGTGCATGCCTGCCCCGGCAATCTGGCGAGCTTGGCGCCAGCGGGATTTCTGGTCGACAGCCATGAAATCACGCTGTATGGCCGTTGCCGTGACTGCGCAGCCTGA
- a CDS encoding DUF1624 domain-containing protein has protein sequence MSSLSSPSASAGRLQSIDALRGLVMLFMLLDHVRETFYLHLQVPDPMVVADTPPGLFFPRMLAHLCAPVFVFLTGLGAYLYASRHAGAAQARTASGFLWRRGLFLVLLEVTVVNFAWTFQFPPAKIFLQVIWAIGLSMLALSVLVWLPRKALLLLGLVLIAGHNLLDGLHFPAGHVMHMPWAILHDRGWLELAGVQLRTSYPLLPWIGVIALGYGIGPWFGKACDSAQRSRCLLMAGIASLLGFAMLRTLNVYGDAPWLAGTNALQTLMSWFNVTKYPPSLLFLMLTLGIGLLLLCAFENAAGRTGLQMLATLGAAPMFFYVLHLYVLKFMYLAAVAFWGANQGQLFGLSSLLWLWAIAALLAVALYPAASWFAALKQRRRDITWLKYL, from the coding sequence TTGTCCTCTCTGTCTTCTCCATCAGCAAGTGCTGGCCGTCTGCAATCGATCGATGCGCTGCGTGGTCTGGTCATGCTGTTCATGTTGCTCGACCATGTCCGTGAAACCTTTTATCTGCATCTGCAGGTTCCCGACCCCATGGTCGTGGCTGACACTCCGCCCGGCCTGTTTTTCCCGCGCATGCTGGCCCATTTGTGTGCGCCGGTATTCGTGTTTTTGACGGGCCTGGGGGCGTATCTGTATGCCAGCCGGCATGCCGGGGCTGCTCAGGCGCGCACCGCATCCGGCTTTTTGTGGCGGCGCGGCCTGTTCTTGGTGCTGCTGGAGGTGACGGTCGTCAACTTTGCCTGGACCTTCCAATTTCCTCCCGCCAAGATCTTTCTGCAGGTGATCTGGGCGATCGGTCTCTCCATGCTGGCCCTGTCGGTGCTGGTATGGCTGCCACGCAAGGCATTGCTGCTGCTGGGGCTGGTGCTGATTGCGGGGCACAACCTGCTCGATGGTCTGCATTTTCCTGCGGGCCACGTGATGCATATGCCCTGGGCGATCCTGCATGACCGTGGCTGGCTGGAGCTGGCTGGAGTGCAACTGCGCACGTCCTATCCTCTGCTGCCCTGGATCGGCGTGATTGCTCTGGGCTACGGCATCGGTCCGTGGTTTGGCAAAGCCTGTGATTCGGCGCAGCGCAGCCGTTGTCTGCTGATGGCAGGCATTGCCTCCCTGCTGGGCTTTGCGATGCTGCGCACGCTCAATGTCTATGGTGATGCGCCCTGGCTGGCCGGTACGAATGCGCTGCAGACACTGATGTCCTGGTTCAACGTCACCAAGTATCCGCCCTCGCTGTTGTTCCTGATGTTGACGCTCGGTATCGGCTTGCTGCTGCTATGCGCCTTCGAGAACGCCGCAGGCCGCACCGGGCTGCAAATGCTGGCCACCTTGGGGGCCGCACCCATGTTCTTTTATGTGCTGCACCTGTACGTGCTCAAGTTCATGTACCTGGCGGCGGTGGCGTTCTGGGGGGCCAACCAGGGACAGTTGTTCGGACTGAGCAGCCTGCTTTGGCTGTGGGCGATCGCAGCGCTGCTGGCCGTGGCTCTGTATCCCGCAGCAAGCTGGTTTGCCGCACTCAAGCAGCGCCGGCGCGACATTACCTGGCTCAAGTACCTCTAG
- a CDS encoding GNAT family N-acetyltransferase yields the protein MPRLQDVSIQRVRELHQVHSFLQSARVSMFGGRIASLEIPEDLRHFEETYLSGSGCMLAALDADQSMQATIACRDYDGRFAQLDFGPQKVVEVVRLFVAPQFRRSGVGQAMLDVLMRHALAQQVQVLYLHTHPFLQGALEFWQRQGFAVIEREEDPLWQTVHMQRLM from the coding sequence ATGCCCCGCTTGCAAGACGTTTCCATCCAGCGCGTTCGTGAATTGCATCAGGTTCACAGCTTTCTGCAAAGCGCACGTGTTTCCATGTTCGGAGGGCGCATCGCTTCACTGGAAATTCCCGAGGATCTTCGCCATTTCGAAGAGACCTATCTGTCGGGCAGCGGCTGCATGCTGGCGGCTCTCGATGCTGACCAAAGCATGCAGGCCACGATTGCCTGCCGGGACTATGACGGCAGATTTGCGCAACTGGATTTCGGACCGCAGAAGGTGGTCGAGGTCGTGCGCCTGTTTGTCGCGCCGCAATTCCGGCGCTCAGGCGTGGGGCAGGCGATGCTGGATGTGCTGATGCGCCATGCTCTGGCCCAGCAGGTGCAAGTGCTTTATCTGCACACCCATCCATTCCTGCAGGGAGCTCTTGAGTTCTGGCAAAGACAGGGCTTTGCGGTGATCGAGCGCGAAGAAGACCCGCTATGGCAGACCGTTCATATGCAGCGTCTCATGTGA
- a CDS encoding ABC transporter substrate-binding protein, producing the protein MQLQNCGYTLTLDKAPTSVVTIGQAGTEMLYALGLGDKVVGTALWFNPVQPRFKAVNDKVPRLSDNIPSFESVLGKRPALVVSQFEWMVGKDGVVGTREQFHDLRIATYAMPADCEGKNNLVGSDGTRTASYDVKALYKGIRQLAQAFDVEARGESLVKALSDRQTQAVAKVKSSGLQNLSAALWFSSADLAADPYMAGKNGVAGYMMQALGLRNVITSAEEWPTVGWETIARANPSILIVARMDRRRFPADDYQKKLDFLKKDPVTQHMDAVKNGRIVIVDADALQGSIRQVDGMEQIANAVLKIEGLSK; encoded by the coding sequence GTGCAACTGCAAAACTGCGGCTACACCCTCACTCTCGACAAGGCGCCCACCTCGGTGGTCACCATAGGTCAGGCCGGCACTGAAATGCTTTATGCCCTCGGCCTGGGCGACAAGGTTGTCGGAACAGCGCTCTGGTTCAACCCGGTACAGCCCCGCTTCAAGGCTGTCAACGACAAGGTGCCACGCCTGTCCGACAACATTCCCAGCTTCGAGTCGGTCCTCGGCAAGCGCCCCGCCTTGGTGGTTTCGCAGTTTGAATGGATGGTGGGCAAGGATGGCGTGGTGGGCACGCGCGAGCAATTCCATGATCTGCGCATCGCCACCTATGCCATGCCTGCCGACTGCGAAGGCAAGAACAATCTTGTGGGATCGGACGGCACGCGTACTGCCAGCTACGACGTGAAAGCCCTGTACAAAGGCATTCGCCAGCTGGCCCAGGCTTTTGATGTCGAGGCCCGCGGCGAAAGCCTGGTCAAAGCGCTGAGCGATCGCCAGACCCAGGCCGTGGCCAAGGTCAAATCCTCGGGGCTCCAGAACCTGTCTGCCGCACTGTGGTTCTCCAGCGCAGACCTGGCCGCCGACCCCTATATGGCCGGCAAGAACGGCGTGGCCGGCTACATGATGCAAGCTCTGGGCTTGCGCAACGTCATCACATCCGCAGAGGAGTGGCCGACCGTAGGCTGGGAGACGATTGCCAGGGCCAATCCCTCGATTTTGATCGTTGCCCGCATGGACCGTCGCCGCTTCCCTGCAGACGACTACCAGAAAAAGCTGGACTTCCTCAAGAAGGATCCCGTCACCCAGCACATGGATGCCGTCAAGAACGGCCGCATCGTGATCGTCGACGCCGATGCCCTGCAGGGATCCATCCGCCAGGTGGACGGCATGGAGCAGATTGCCAATGCGGTGCTGAAGATCGAAGGCCTCTCCAAATAA
- a CDS encoding FecCD family ABC transporter permease: MNTYTPSLSRPHLPAGRLLRAALLGAAAAALLLLAVVSGIAIGETDISARIVYEVLANQMLGTSYVIDPINAGIVWNYRLSRALVAASCGAGLAVCGVVLQSLLRNALAEPYLLGISAGASTGAVLVSVAGLGAGLVSMSTGAFLGAVCAFALVALLAHAAGNGGLRNGGQIVLAGIAGSQLFNALTSLIITKSGSAEQARGIMFWLLGNLSGVRWPDTVLTASVTMAGVLVCLMHARSLDAFTFGSESAAALGVPVRRVQLTLLLAAALMTAVMVSVVGAIGFVGLVIPHAARLLVGVRHGRLIPASALIGAIFLIAADVVSRTLIKGQVLPIGVITALVGAPMFAGILLRGRRGHA, translated from the coding sequence ATGAATACCTACACGCCGAGCCTTTCCAGACCGCATCTACCGGCCGGCCGGTTGCTGCGCGCCGCCCTACTCGGGGCCGCAGCAGCGGCCTTGCTGCTGCTGGCCGTCGTGTCCGGCATAGCGATTGGCGAGACCGATATCTCCGCCCGCATCGTATACGAGGTGCTCGCAAATCAAATGCTGGGCACCAGCTACGTCATAGACCCCATCAATGCGGGCATTGTCTGGAATTACCGCCTGAGCAGAGCCCTGGTCGCAGCCAGCTGCGGGGCCGGGCTGGCCGTCTGCGGCGTTGTTCTGCAGTCCCTGCTGCGCAATGCCTTGGCCGAGCCCTACCTGCTGGGCATTTCAGCAGGCGCTTCCACGGGGGCCGTGCTGGTTTCGGTCGCCGGCCTGGGTGCGGGCTTGGTATCGATGAGCACCGGGGCTTTCCTCGGAGCAGTTTGCGCATTTGCCCTGGTGGCCTTGCTGGCCCATGCCGCTGGCAATGGCGGCCTGCGTAACGGCGGGCAAATCGTGCTGGCCGGCATTGCCGGCTCGCAGCTGTTCAATGCGCTGACCTCGTTAATCATCACCAAGTCCGGCAGTGCCGAGCAGGCGCGCGGCATCATGTTCTGGCTGCTCGGCAACCTGAGCGGCGTGCGCTGGCCCGATACGGTTTTGACGGCATCGGTGACTATGGCAGGAGTGCTGGTGTGTCTGATGCATGCCCGCTCTCTGGACGCGTTCACCTTCGGCAGCGAATCGGCCGCCGCGCTGGGAGTGCCCGTGCGCCGCGTGCAGCTGACCCTGCTGCTGGCAGCTGCCTTGATGACAGCCGTCATGGTTTCCGTGGTCGGAGCGATAGGCTTCGTGGGCTTGGTGATTCCTCATGCGGCCCGTCTGCTGGTTGGCGTGCGCCATGGGCGCCTGATCCCGGCCAGCGCCTTGATCGGAGCCATCTTCCTGATTGCCGCCGATGTGGTTTCACGCACCCTGATCAAGGGACAGGTTCTGCCCATTGGCGTCATCACCGCCCTGGTCGGCGCGCCGATGTTTGCCGGCATTTTGCTCAGAGGCCGAAGAGGTCATGCATGA
- a CDS encoding ABC transporter ATP-binding protein has product MTPDPLAKPDIVALEACDISWKARGTAIVQQVCLQVQPGEMLGLIGPNGSGKSSLLRLLSGVLKPSSGEVLLGGQALRRLPRRAVARRLALVAQDADTLDAITVAEAVELGRTPWLSALAPLSAADQNIVKDALRDVGLLSKAGSRWNTLSGGERQRAHIARALAQQPQLMLLDEPCNHLDIHQQLSLMQLIRKLPITKVIALHDLNQAMACDRLAVMHQGRLVQLGKPLEVLSPDLLQQVFQVQVRALLDPEDGSHVLRFQAMASH; this is encoded by the coding sequence ATGACGCCTGACCCCCTCGCCAAGCCGGACATTGTCGCGCTTGAAGCATGTGATATCAGCTGGAAGGCGCGTGGCACAGCCATTGTCCAGCAGGTCTGCCTGCAAGTGCAGCCGGGTGAAATGCTGGGACTCATAGGGCCGAACGGCTCGGGTAAATCCAGCCTGCTGCGACTGCTATCCGGTGTGCTCAAGCCCAGCTCGGGCGAGGTGCTGCTGGGGGGACAGGCACTGCGGCGCCTGCCAAGGCGTGCCGTGGCGCGCCGGCTGGCCTTGGTGGCGCAGGACGCCGACACCCTCGATGCCATCACCGTGGCCGAGGCCGTGGAGCTCGGGCGAACGCCCTGGCTGTCCGCGTTGGCTCCTTTGTCGGCCGCCGACCAGAACATCGTCAAAGATGCGCTGCGCGATGTCGGCCTGCTATCCAAGGCAGGCAGCCGCTGGAACACCTTGTCGGGCGGCGAGCGCCAGAGAGCACATATTGCACGGGCTCTGGCGCAACAGCCCCAGTTGATGCTGCTCGACGAACCCTGCAACCACCTCGATATCCACCAACAACTGTCGCTGATGCAGCTGATCCGGAAGCTTCCCATCACCAAGGTGATCGCGCTGCACGACCTCAACCAAGCCATGGCCTGCGACCGTCTGGCCGTCATGCATCAGGGCCGCCTGGTTCAGCTGGGCAAGCCCCTGGAGGTGCTGAGTCCGGATTTGCTGCAGCAAGTCTTTCAGGTTCAGGTGCGCGCCTTGCTGGATCCGGAAGACGGCAGCCACGTGCTGCGCTTTCAAGCGATGGCCAGTCACTAA
- a CDS encoding pseudoazurin, with product MPAPSAIRIAALLACSLSGHFATAETVEIKMLNRGPHAAMAYEPEFVRIAAGDSVKFLATSSGHDAVSIAGMAPAGATPFRGKTNQEITVTMTEPGLYGVKCQPHYAMGMVMLIQVGDSPLSQLSVPDDVPEQARQRFQDIAARAQTAARTSREPHHGQ from the coding sequence ATGCCTGCTCCCAGCGCCATCCGTATTGCCGCCTTGCTTGCCTGCAGTTTGTCAGGGCACTTCGCCACAGCAGAAACCGTCGAAATCAAGATGCTCAACCGAGGTCCTCACGCAGCCATGGCGTACGAGCCCGAGTTCGTCAGGATCGCAGCAGGCGACAGCGTCAAATTCCTCGCGACCAGCAGCGGGCACGATGCGGTATCCATCGCGGGGATGGCGCCGGCAGGCGCGACGCCCTTCAGAGGCAAGACCAATCAGGAAATCACGGTCACCATGACCGAGCCAGGTCTTTACGGCGTCAAGTGCCAGCCCCACTATGCAATGGGCATGGTGATGCTGATCCAGGTCGGCGACAGCCCCTTGTCCCAGCTATCCGTACCGGATGACGTGCCTGAACAGGCGAGGCAGCGCTTCCAGGACATCGCTGCACGCGCCCAGACCGCAGCCCGAACATCCAGAGAGCCACACCATGGCCAATGA
- a CDS encoding OprD family outer membrane porin produces the protein MRVRVCRLWALRTVMLCASGGAVAGAQDDAKGFVEGAALHMQNRMLLEQLDYQKGSSFRAASGQRGQTLARESAYGLMLNYESGYTQGVLGLGLDAHAYGAVNLGTQAEHARATPRYVAKDGQEIADSFGRAGAALKARISSTELKVGEMRTKTPIFSSSDTRLLPESNRGWQVTSRDIPTLTLQAGRFTGWADRNARKNGADLLGNYSGVTSGSFSFVGAAWDTPVPHLTLSSYYGQYADNWNTAYLGSFYKLPLSDKRALSFNLNLYRSTDTGRARSGEIDTTTWSLMSSYVAGAHRFGLGYQKVNGNNPFDYVNRGSIWLENAMQLSDFNGPREASWQLKYDVDLGSIATPGLSAGVAYTRGSGIDNSRLNAVYASYLGYSGTQGKHWERDLLLRYTVQHGAAKHLNLQLRYGVHRTNKAQGEANMNQLRLQAELPFKIL, from the coding sequence ATGAGAGTCCGTGTTTGTCGTCTTTGGGCACTGCGCACCGTCATGCTATGCGCCAGTGGTGGCGCTGTTGCCGGTGCACAAGATGACGCCAAAGGCTTTGTCGAGGGCGCTGCACTCCATATGCAAAACCGCATGCTGCTTGAACAGCTCGACTACCAGAAAGGAAGCAGCTTTCGTGCGGCCAGCGGACAAAGAGGTCAGACACTGGCCCGAGAATCGGCTTACGGCCTGATGCTCAATTACGAATCGGGCTACACGCAGGGCGTTCTCGGCCTGGGGCTCGATGCACATGCCTATGGCGCCGTCAATCTGGGGACACAGGCCGAGCATGCACGGGCAACGCCTCGCTACGTGGCCAAGGATGGGCAAGAGATTGCGGATAGCTTCGGTCGTGCCGGCGCTGCACTGAAAGCCCGAATCTCTTCCACGGAACTGAAAGTGGGCGAGATGCGGACCAAGACACCGATCTTCAGTTCGTCCGATACCCGATTGCTGCCTGAAAGCAATCGGGGCTGGCAAGTCACCAGCAGAGACATCCCCACACTCACGCTGCAGGCCGGGCGATTTACCGGCTGGGCCGACCGCAATGCGCGCAAGAACGGTGCCGACCTGCTGGGCAACTATTCGGGCGTAACCAGCGGCTCCTTCAGCTTTGTAGGCGCAGCATGGGACACTCCCGTTCCACATCTGACGCTGAGCAGCTACTACGGACAATACGCGGATAACTGGAACACCGCGTACCTGGGAAGTTTTTACAAGCTTCCTCTGTCAGACAAGCGTGCGCTGTCGTTCAACCTGAACCTCTATCGCAGCACCGATACCGGCAGGGCCAGGTCTGGCGAGATTGACACCACCACCTGGAGCCTGATGAGCAGCTACGTCGCAGGCGCTCACAGATTCGGCCTCGGCTACCAGAAGGTCAACGGCAACAATCCGTTTGACTATGTGAACCGCGGCTCCATCTGGTTGGAGAACGCCATGCAGCTGTCCGACTTCAACGGCCCGCGCGAAGCGTCCTGGCAACTCAAATACGATGTGGACCTGGGTTCCATCGCCACCCCGGGGTTGAGCGCGGGCGTTGCCTACACCAGAGGCTCCGGAATCGACAATAGCCGCCTCAATGCCGTGTATGCCAGCTACCTCGGCTATTCGGGAACCCAGGGCAAGCACTGGGAACGCGACCTTCTGCTCAGATACACGGTGCAGCATGGGGCGGCGAAGCATCTGAATTTGCAGCTGCGCTACGGCGTGCATCGCACCAACAAGGCCCAAGGCGAGGCCAATATGAATCAGCTTCGACTGCAGGCGGAATTGCCGTTCAAGATCCTGTAG
- the infA gene encoding translation initiation factor IF-1, which yields MAKEELIEMQGRVDEVLPDARFRVTLDNGHQLIAYSGGKMRKHRIRVLAGDKVTLEMSPYDLNKGRLTFRHIERSNNSHPAPQQRRH from the coding sequence TTGGCCAAAGAAGAATTGATTGAAATGCAAGGCAGAGTGGACGAAGTTTTGCCGGACGCCCGTTTTCGTGTAACGCTGGACAACGGCCACCAGCTGATTGCCTACTCCGGCGGCAAGATGCGCAAGCACCGCATTCGCGTGCTGGCAGGCGACAAGGTAACGCTGGAGATGTCTCCCTACGATCTGAACAAGGGTCGCCTGACCTTCCGTCACATCGAGCGCTCCAACAACAGCCATCCCGCGCCGCAGCAGCGCCGCCACTAA